In Anseongella ginsenosidimutans, one genomic interval encodes:
- a CDS encoding LamG domain-containing protein — protein MKQYSVLEYSDHTDSVAYNDSYQFIKRVNPSVSITQQNAAGADLAYFGHDVYETVGAEGEEISIPVIDPAKTERDMYLFRYPVFRQGREYDLRINAFEEYPFYESVKPDGTPVVAMQDGEAVIDKVPTRDGQVSILNTIRNQATSADTLSLDSAGVGYYQFTAGNPAITAPGLKSLSVTVRFGEATDLTWSWLGQPKLEGFVMGAQMTGTDFVTAGPDKLLTVLRDPPGSRSYSFLEEGSTFKESSTYSNSVDQEGNIEAKVLFSQKVVTFFGLGGGKIEEIQSSENSVGAGATHEEHYSYSNGKESATSLTNRFQTSDAPTFVGAPGDVYVGYSTNITYGQTRNVIIIERDDLKAADSVLSDPGAASSYLVVMREGINFGEQFGTLFAYPQQHIIKVLIPNLTHIRNTLLLPVGTENGQAIANTSGEPVYVSKLAADDLRFGKTNGDTEAFGSSAEDDLFNDGESYKIYFPEGSEYATDTIMVLNQYIRDWEQRIEDNEKQKLEAPVFQNYSFHAGSPVSYSEQFSETEAKSHSFNIILSAKILSETFFEILGQGLKLKIDESIGTSNGGNFETVTGTERTTGFVMASDGTDDYISVDVNKPEEGGFVFRTLGGATACPYEGEEVTQYYNKGTVINQATQRIEVPVLTVDNPVVNDVPATQKASYTLKIKNESEARLPTTLMLSYLDTDSIKGATISVDGLPIGGTGRPIPVQYGETVTKVITLTKGPDAMDYNNIPIILKSACQYDPTGYQETIADTVLISAHFVPACSNVNIKSPTNQWILNTDAPLNGENKRYLPLIIDQFDLSNSLFDRIELQYKPSSSARWITVMKFYGDSSKYKEAQGEKLFITNAQELLYNLEMDDASFNDQGYDIRAVSICELGPDDYINTPSNVISGLKDTYSPRLFGSAQPAGGVLGVSDEIRLNFNEPIAAGLLTNPDFQVRGIRNGAISDHSVSAALDGDGDYLETEFDKNLSGKDITMELWALPEAEGRGGTLISHGAASGSLELALTSDNYLQVIAGTQTLKSEQPLAISPGEWAHLALVYHAADATVSAYYNFTEVIHAAPVPAYAGNGPFQLGRSISGAGNFFHGKMHETRIWTEALSAVRLQTNSLKRLSGAENGLLAYYPMNEGKGELAIDKAHGSHARLRGEWSTPAGRSIDFNGNGHLKISTGAIPVTNEMDYTLELWFKGEAGQQEAALAANGRGEGNELGGSYDAFFLGFEGGQLTFRNNGLRMQAPGNYLDGHWHHVALAVNRNSGTAQFFVDGELKTFFDARDLGALSLRSFISGQGGGTRQMIPRHCILTAISGGILMNSGSGIPILASHLLISTIMSASGEMSWAYWLIILSKHILNFRITWKWAIHSKTSAYLPTLPRLFRRRWQTMPPNPLTRRL, from the coding sequence TTGAAACAGTATTCCGTGCTGGAATACAGCGATCACACCGACTCAGTCGCCTATAACGATTCTTACCAATTTATCAAGCGTGTAAACCCTTCCGTGAGCATCACGCAGCAAAACGCGGCAGGTGCAGACCTGGCCTACTTCGGGCATGATGTTTATGAAACAGTTGGAGCGGAGGGAGAAGAAATAAGCATACCGGTAATAGACCCGGCTAAAACGGAAAGGGATATGTACCTGTTCCGCTACCCCGTATTCCGGCAGGGAAGGGAATACGATTTGCGGATCAATGCCTTTGAAGAATACCCGTTTTACGAAAGTGTAAAACCTGACGGTACACCGGTTGTCGCGATGCAGGATGGAGAAGCGGTCATCGACAAAGTGCCTACGCGGGACGGCCAGGTGTCTATTCTTAATACCATCCGGAACCAGGCCACCTCTGCCGATACGCTAAGCCTGGATTCGGCCGGTGTGGGCTACTATCAATTCACAGCCGGCAATCCGGCTATTACCGCTCCGGGCTTAAAGAGCCTATCCGTTACGGTACGCTTCGGCGAAGCTACCGACCTGACATGGAGCTGGCTGGGCCAGCCAAAGCTGGAAGGATTTGTCATGGGCGCCCAAATGACCGGGACGGATTTCGTCACCGCGGGCCCGGATAAATTACTGACGGTGCTTCGCGATCCGCCCGGGAGCCGGAGCTATTCTTTTTTGGAAGAAGGTTCGACCTTTAAGGAAAGCAGCACGTACTCAAATTCAGTAGATCAGGAAGGCAATATAGAGGCGAAAGTATTGTTTAGTCAGAAAGTGGTCACCTTTTTCGGACTGGGCGGAGGAAAAATAGAAGAGATCCAGTCGTCAGAAAATTCGGTCGGCGCAGGCGCGACCCATGAGGAACACTACTCGTATTCCAACGGAAAAGAGTCGGCCACTTCTTTAACAAACCGGTTCCAAACCAGTGACGCCCCTACTTTCGTAGGAGCCCCTGGTGATGTTTACGTCGGCTATTCCACAAATATCACCTACGGTCAGACAAGGAACGTGATCATCATTGAGCGGGATGACCTGAAAGCAGCCGATTCAGTACTTTCGGATCCGGGCGCCGCCAGCAGTTACCTCGTTGTCATGCGGGAAGGGATCAATTTCGGCGAGCAGTTCGGAACCTTGTTTGCCTATCCGCAGCAGCACATTATTAAAGTACTGATCCCGAATCTGACGCATATAAGGAATACGCTGTTGCTCCCCGTGGGCACGGAAAACGGCCAAGCGATTGCCAATACTTCCGGCGAACCGGTATACGTATCCAAGCTGGCCGCCGATGATCTTCGCTTTGGAAAAACAAATGGTGATACGGAAGCTTTCGGAAGCAGTGCGGAAGATGATCTTTTTAACGATGGGGAAAGCTACAAAATATATTTCCCTGAAGGGTCTGAATATGCGACGGATACCATTATGGTCCTGAATCAATATATCAGGGACTGGGAACAACGGATAGAAGATAATGAAAAGCAGAAGCTGGAAGCCCCGGTATTTCAGAATTATTCTTTCCATGCGGGAAGCCCCGTCAGTTATTCCGAACAGTTCTCCGAAACCGAGGCGAAAAGCCATTCTTTCAACATTATCTTGTCTGCGAAAATACTCAGCGAAACCTTCTTTGAAATACTTGGGCAGGGACTGAAGCTAAAGATAGATGAATCCATAGGCACCAGCAACGGAGGAAATTTCGAAACAGTAACAGGTACGGAACGAACAACTGGATTCGTTATGGCCTCCGACGGCACGGACGATTACATTTCGGTGGATGTAAACAAGCCGGAAGAAGGTGGTTTCGTATTCCGTACCCTCGGGGGCGCCACCGCCTGCCCCTATGAAGGAGAAGAAGTAACGCAATACTACAATAAAGGCACGGTCATTAACCAGGCGACCCAGCGGATTGAAGTACCCGTACTTACCGTGGACAACCCCGTGGTGAACGACGTGCCGGCCACGCAGAAGGCGTCTTATACCCTGAAGATAAAGAACGAATCCGAAGCACGCCTGCCAACTACCTTAATGCTCAGCTACCTGGACACTGACAGCATTAAAGGGGCGACCATTTCTGTCGACGGACTGCCAATCGGCGGAACAGGGCGCCCAATTCCCGTTCAGTACGGAGAAACCGTGACCAAGGTCATCACGCTGACCAAAGGGCCGGATGCCATGGACTATAATAATATTCCGATCATTCTTAAATCCGCCTGCCAATACGATCCTACAGGCTACCAGGAAACCATTGCCGATACCGTACTCATTTCAGCACATTTTGTACCTGCCTGCTCGAACGTGAATATCAAATCCCCCACCAATCAGTGGATCCTGAATACAGACGCGCCCCTGAACGGTGAAAACAAGCGATACCTGCCCCTGATCATTGACCAGTTTGACCTTAGCAACAGTTTGTTCGACCGGATTGAGCTTCAGTATAAGCCGTCGTCTTCGGCAAGGTGGATCACCGTAATGAAATTCTACGGAGATTCTTCCAAATACAAGGAAGCACAGGGCGAGAAGCTCTTTATTACCAATGCACAGGAACTTCTTTATAACCTGGAAATGGATGATGCTTCCTTTAATGACCAGGGATACGACATCCGAGCGGTAAGCATTTGTGAGCTGGGCCCGGACGACTATATCAATACGCCTTCCAACGTGATCTCCGGACTTAAAGACACCTATAGCCCGCGTCTTTTCGGGAGCGCCCAGCCTGCCGGCGGTGTCCTGGGAGTAAGTGACGAAATACGATTGAATTTTAACGAACCGATCGCCGCCGGACTGCTGACCAATCCCGATTTCCAGGTGCGGGGAATTCGAAACGGCGCTATCAGCGATCATTCGGTATCCGCGGCGCTGGATGGAGACGGGGATTACCTGGAAACCGAATTCGACAAAAATCTAAGCGGGAAAGACATTACGATGGAACTCTGGGCCCTTCCTGAGGCGGAAGGGCGCGGAGGTACGCTCATCAGTCACGGAGCGGCCAGCGGCTCGCTGGAACTAGCCCTGACCTCCGATAACTACCTGCAGGTAATTGCAGGCACGCAAACGCTGAAAAGCGAACAACCACTGGCTATCAGCCCCGGCGAATGGGCTCATCTGGCATTGGTTTACCATGCGGCGGACGCCACCGTTTCCGCTTATTATAATTTTACGGAAGTAATTCATGCCGCGCCGGTGCCAGCATATGCCGGAAACGGGCCTTTTCAACTCGGGCGGAGCATCTCCGGCGCAGGGAATTTCTTCCATGGGAAAATGCACGAAACCCGCATATGGACCGAAGCGCTTTCGGCCGTTCGCCTGCAGACGAACAGTTTGAAGCGGCTCTCCGGCGCTGAGAACGGTCTCCTGGCCTATTACCCCATGAACGAGGGAAAGGGAGAACTTGCCATTGATAAAGCCCACGGCTCTCATGCCCGTCTGCGCGGGGAATGGTCCACGCCAGCCGGCAGGTCCATTGATTTTAACGGAAACGGTCATCTAAAAATAAGCACAGGGGCCATTCCGGTCACTAATGAAATGGATTATACCCTGGAATTATGGTTCAAGGGCGAAGCCGGCCAGCAAGAGGCCGCATTAGCAGCGAACGGGCGCGGAGAAGGCAACGAACTTGGCGGGTCATATGACGCATTTTTCCTTGGTTTTGAAGGCGGTCAACTCACCTTCAGAAATAATGGCCTCCGGATGCAGGCGCCGGGCAATTACCTGGATGGACACTGGCACCATGTGGCCCTGGCTGTAAACCGGAATTCAGGAACAGCACAGTTTTTTGTAGACGGTGAATTGAAGACTTTTTTTGATGCCCGCGATCTGGGGGCCTTGTCGCTCCGTTCGTTTATCTCGGGGCAAGGGGGTGGTACGAGGCAAATGATCCCGCGACATTGCATTTTGACCGCCATTTCAGGGGGAATATTGATGAATTCAGGATCTGGAATACCTATCTTGGCCAGCCACTTATTGATATCAACAATAATGTCCGCCTCCGGGGAAATGAGCTGGGCTTACTGGCTTATTATCCTTTCGAAACATATTTTGAATTTCAGAATAACCTGGAAATGGGCTATTCACTCGAAGACCAGCGCGTACCTTCCGACCCTGCCGCGACTATTCCGGCGGCGGTGGCAAACAATGCCGCCGAATCCGCTGACAAGGCGCCTATAA